A genomic region of Trifolium pratense cultivar HEN17-A07 linkage group LG3, ARS_RC_1.1, whole genome shotgun sequence contains the following coding sequences:
- the LOC123918111 gene encoding probably inactive leucine-rich repeat receptor-like protein kinase At5g48380 gives MAFQIKRDFLFQIFLFLSMLMAGQSTDTDILCLKSIKNSLEDPNNYFQNWNFNNKTEGFICWFTGVECWHPDENRVLNLKLSNMGLKGQFPRGLQYCSSITGVDLSLNELSGPIPSDMSTILKYVTAMDISGNKFTGEIPIDFANCTYLNSLKLDRNMLSGHIPQEFSLLNRLKVFDFSDNDLSGPVPMFQRGVVSNYANNYKLCGGVSLAPCSGDKFHQALKGGLIVGFALSLTCYIVVTYYISYSSSVPHVQLKKKKYRNSHLNKVKELGKYISSITSKGTQSIANHMHELLHPQLVEKGSKEISMLMERLTSTIWLEELRDATDCFAMDNAIGVGKMGMMYQGFLPNGQLLAVKRLFDSRSFKRQFLLETAILCKYRHKNIVPLLGFCIEEKERLLAYAYMSNGRLSKWLHPLESEVIRLKWHDRIKIALGIARGLAWLHHTCDFGIVHFNICSQCILLDDNFEPKISNFGEAKFMNPNIEDHLGVIFKVNDGKKDVYDFGSVLLELITGKTYNELSRSYDTYNLCSNPLSFYNVIDKSVTGEGLENEVCTLLKIACECVHPFPDQRPTMLEVYNNMKNVRMDRNDYGGEESDTLRGL, from the exons ATGgcttttcaaataaaaagggATTTTCTATTCCAAATATTCTTGTTCCTCAGTATGTTAATGGCTGGTCAGAGTACCGATACTGATATCTTGTGTTTAAAATCCATTAAGAATTCCTTGGAAGACCCAAACAATTACTTTCAAAATTGGaacttcaacaacaaaaccGAAGGTTTCATATGTTGGTTTACTGGTGTTGAATGCTGGCATCCTGATGAAAATAGAGTACTAAATCTCAAACTATCTAACATGGGATTGAAGGGCCAGTTTCCGCGTGGTCTTCAATACTGCTCTTCAATTACGGGCGTAGACCTTTCTCTCAACGAGCTCTCAGGACCCATCCCATCTGATATGTCAACCATACTCAAATATGTTACTGCCATGGATATCTCTGGTAACAAATTCACTGGTGAAATTCCGATAGATTTTGCAAACTGCACTTACCTGAATTCTCTTAAGCTTGACCGCAACATGTTAAGCGGTCATATCCCCCAAGAATTTTCCCTGCTTAATAGGCTTAAAGTGTTTGATTTTTCTGACAATGATTTGTCAGGGCCAGTGCCGATGTTCCAAAGAGGAGTAGTTTCTAATTATGCTAATAATTATAAACTTTGTGGAGGAGTGTCTTTGGCACCATGCTCCGGTGACAAGTTCCATCAAGCATTAAAGGGTGGCCTCATTGTTGGTTTTGCATTATCATTGACTTGTTATATTGTGGTTACTTATTACATCTCCTACTCCAGTTCTGTACCTCATGTgcaattgaagaagaagaagtacaGAAACAGCCACCTAAACAAGGTTAAAGAGCTAGGAAAATATATTTCCTCCATCACAAGCAAGGGGACACAAAGCATAGCTAATCATATGCACGAATTGCTACATCCGCAGCTGGTGGAGAAAGGAAGCAAAGAG ATCTCTATGCTAATGGAGAGACTGACTTCAACAATATGGTTGGAAGAACTGCGCGACGCAACTGATTGTTTCGCCATGGACAATGCCATTGGGGTAGGAAAGATGGGAATGATGTACCAAGGATTTCTGCCTAATGGTCAGTTACTAGCTGTTAAGAGACTATTTGACTCTCGGTCATTTAAACGTCAATTCCTTTTGGAAACAGCGATTTTGTGCAAGTACAGACACAAAAATATAGTTCCCCTGCTTGGGTTTTGCATTGAAGAGAAGGAAAGGCTTTTGGCATATGCATACATGTCAAATGGAAGGCTTTCCAAATGGTTACATCCTTTGGAAAGTGAAGTCATAAGATTGAAATGGCATGATAGGATCAAAATTGCACTTGGAATAGCAAGAGGCTTAGCATGGCTACATCATACATGTGATTTTGGCATTGTGCATTTTAATATATGTTCACAATGCATATTGCTAGATGATAATTTTGAACCCAAAATATCCAATTTTGGAGAGGCCAAATTTATGAATCCCAACATTGAAGATCATCTAGGGGTGATATTTAAAGTGAATGATGGGAAGAAGGATGTTTATGACTTTGGAAGTGTGCTTTTAGAATTGATTACAGGAAAAACATATAATGAATTATCACGTTCATATGACACTTATAATCTTTGCAGTAACCCTTTGAGTTTTTATAATGTAATTGATAAATCTGTGACTGGAGAAGGACTTGAAAATGAAGTTTGTACTCTCCTAAAGATTGCTTGTGAGTGTGTTCACCCTTTCCCTGACCAAAGGCCAACAATGCTTGAAGTTTACAACAATATGAAAAATGTAAGGATGGATCGAAACGATTATGGTGGTGAAGAGTCAGACACATTAAGGGGATTATAA